The genomic segment GGCAGGAGTTTCCATTCCAAGGCGTCCCCAGTTAAAGGCCAGAGCTTATTCAAACTCTCCGCGACTTGAGGAGCGACTCCTTTTTGTCCCTCCGGTGTCTGATAATAAGCCACACTTGCCGGGAAATGTGATCCAGCCTGAGCAAAAACTCCTTCGACCTCAGGTTTAAGAAGTGCTTCTTCTACGCTCTTAATTAAGGGCTTAAGGGCATCCGTTGTTTTAATCGAAGAATTTGCGATTCCAAGGGTTGAACCCGCTAAGCCTTGTCCTTGTCCACCCAAAAGGTTCGACAACGGGATACTTCCCCAAGGAATATTCGCCTGAGTTAGGGCAGGAGCTTGACTTGCCGGCGCAATCATATAGACAGCCTCTTTATTTGTAAACAACGCCTGCGGATTTGGGTCAACCCGAAGAATCTTCGCATCGCGCCAGGCTTGAAGCTGCTGGAGAAATAATAAATTCGCCGGATCGTCTAAGGTAAGGCTTGCTCCGTTAACAAGCTTTCCGCCTTGACCGTTCCACCATAAACCGAGAAGATTACTATTAAGTGAAGGTATCGCCATCACCCCTTTAGTCTCGATCCAATAGGTTAAATTCGGCGGAGGCTGAACACCATCTGTACGGTAGTAAAGTAACGGAATATCAGTAAGCCAAGGCTGTGCATAAACTTTATCCCCATAACGATAAGGAGAAACTAACCCCGTAAATGCATCTCCTTGCG from the Desulfitobacterium metallireducens DSM 15288 genome contains:
- a CDS encoding extracellular solute-binding protein — encoded protein: MKNRLSSQIRFGLTIITLIFGLGFMTGCNRAPQQGLPGGSAPAVIEIWYTLQGAEADNLNKQLQLIMDQHPEVLLQAKAIPEEQLAGLTYQAQAGGEGPEIFIASQQTLTKLYAQGALAAVDAQGDAFTGLVSPYRYGDKVYAQPWLTDIPLLYYRTDGVQPPPNLTYWIETKGVMAIPSLNSNLLGLWWNGQGGKLVNGASLTLDDPANLLFLQQLQAWRDAKILRVDPNPQALFTNKEAVYMIAPASQAPALTQANIPWGSIPLSNLLGGQGQGLAGSTLGIANSSIKTTDALKPLIKSVEEALLKPEVEGVFAQAGSHFPASVAYYQTPEGQKGVAPQVAESLNKLWPLTGDALEWKLLPLQDTAWQKAWGGTAPQDALTQAQTEATKIAAAK